A single Carnobacterium alterfunditum DSM 5972 DNA region contains:
- the yidC gene encoding membrane protein insertase YidC gives MKKFKKLLLSGTLLSVMIFLSGCMGHDSDGNPSGTIYELLVVPTQRVIIQLADLFGGSYGLSIIAITLAVRLIILPLNLSQSKKSIIQQEKMALIKPEMDEVQKKQKAAVTAEEKAAAQQELMSLYKDNNMSMLGGIGCLPLLIQMPIFTAMFQAISLSKEIGSSTFLGFSLGNQNIALAIAAGAVYFVQSYVSMIGLPDEQKKQMRTMMYVSPIMILMVSFTSPAGLGLYWFVGGIFAVFQTLITNFIFKPKIRAQLEAEAKKRPAKPKRTIKQAEPVEQQTKVLSQPSNNKNINRRNAGKQQKKR, from the coding sequence ATGAAAAAATTTAAAAAATTACTTTTATCGGGAACGCTTTTAAGTGTCATGATTTTTTTGTCAGGTTGTATGGGTCATGACTCTGATGGTAACCCTAGTGGTACAATTTATGAGTTATTAGTAGTTCCAACGCAACGAGTGATCATTCAATTGGCTGATTTATTTGGAGGTAGTTATGGCCTGTCTATTATAGCTATTACATTAGCTGTGCGTTTAATTATCTTACCTTTAAACTTAAGTCAATCTAAAAAATCAATCATTCAACAAGAAAAAATGGCTTTAATCAAACCAGAAATGGATGAAGTCCAGAAGAAACAAAAAGCTGCTGTTACTGCTGAAGAAAAGGCGGCTGCACAACAAGAACTTATGAGCTTATATAAAGATAACAACATGAGTATGTTAGGTGGTATTGGTTGTTTACCATTATTGATCCAAATGCCTATCTTTACTGCTATGTTCCAAGCTATTAGTTTGTCTAAAGAAATCGGAAGCAGCACTTTCTTAGGTTTTAGTTTAGGAAATCAAAATATCGCTCTTGCTATTGCAGCCGGTGCAGTTTATTTTGTTCAATCTTATGTTTCTATGATTGGCCTTCCGGATGAACAAAAGAAACAAATGCGTACAATGATGTATGTTAGTCCGATAATGATTTTGATGGTTTCATTTACCTCTCCTGCTGGATTAGGATTGTATTGGTTCGTCGGAGGAATTTTCGCGGTATTCCAAACGCTTATTACCAATTTCATCTTTAAACCAAAAATAAGAGCTCAGTTAGAAGCAGAAGCTAAAAAGCGTCCCGCTAAACCAAAACGGACGATTAAACAAGCTGAGCCTGTTGAACAACAAACTAAAGTTTTAAGTCAGCCTTCCAACAATAAAAATATTAATAGAAGAAACGCTGGCAAACAACAAAAGAAACGTTGA
- a CDS encoding acylphosphatase, producing the protein MTSFFRTIKQFLFPISKSYDSSNNQITNGGISMKKVSIRVVGSVQGVGFRFSTKLVADQIGVYGIVRNEPDGSVYIEANGDPEKIDLFIEKIRNSPSPSGYVDSIIVEELPSLKIRDKFTISN; encoded by the coding sequence ATGACCTCATTTTTTCGAACAATCAAACAGTTTCTTTTTCCAATAAGCAAATCATACGATTCTTCAAATAATCAGATAACCAATGGAGGGATTTCTATGAAAAAAGTTTCTATTCGTGTAGTAGGATCGGTACAAGGTGTTGGCTTTCGTTTCTCAACTAAACTAGTGGCCGATCAGATAGGTGTCTATGGTATTGTTCGAAATGAGCCTGATGGAAGTGTCTATATAGAAGCCAATGGGGACCCGGAAAAAATCGACCTCTTTATAGAAAAAATAAGAAACTCACCTTCACCAAGCGGCTATGTTGATTCTATAATAGTAGAAGAACTCCCTTCCTTGAAGATTAGAGACAAGTTCACAATAAGCAATTGA
- a CDS encoding DNA topoisomerase 3, translating into MKTLIIAEKPSVGKEIARVLGATQKSKTHIEGKDVIVTWALGHLLGLKMPEEYKKEWATWDLNTLPLVPEKMLITPLKNTRGQLKAIKQLADRKDIGSAVIATDAGREGELVARWILEYVHFNKPVKRLWISSQTDKAIKDGFDQLQPSKKYDTLYDSAVARSEADWLIGLNVTRALTVKYQDSLSAGRVQTPTLAMVRKQEAKIQSFVPETFYTVQLIVDGKKAVVQEGAPRKFSEREKAEALVASLKNNPVVVVDIKEKQTVQQAPLPYDLTELQREANQRYQFSAKKTLSLMQTLYERHKVLSYPRTDSKYLTQDMISTMKERVTAIQNFAPQEVKGILKNGTKVTQKGVFNTAKVTDHHGIIPTEERPRPEKMEADELKIYRMVVERFIGLFLPAYKVSKTTIVFSAANILFELQQEEVLEKGWKKDIQKQSESVYTLNEQIMHPTYTIKKQLTEAPARLSEGALLQNMEKNGLGTPATRAEIIEKLIKSDLMERNQNKLSTTPKGQQLLTLVNPALVTPELTSEWEKSLEEIAKGTLKKEDFLKQIKKETAQLVAEIKQSTETYKDHALTNKICPDCGELLKERSGRDGKLLICSSSTCSYKRRKDPKISNHRCAQCHRKMEIHEGKSGNYFKCKYCNISEKIEGKTSKKPSKHETNKLMQKINKQQEEVESPLALAMKAAMEKKND; encoded by the coding sequence ATGAAGACATTGATTATCGCCGAAAAACCAAGTGTAGGAAAAGAAATTGCACGAGTACTCGGAGCAACACAAAAAAGTAAAACGCATATTGAAGGAAAAGACGTTATCGTAACGTGGGCATTAGGCCATTTATTAGGGTTGAAAATGCCTGAAGAGTATAAAAAAGAATGGGCAACTTGGGATCTAAACACCCTGCCGCTTGTCCCAGAAAAAATGTTGATCACACCATTAAAAAATACAAGAGGTCAATTAAAAGCGATCAAGCAGCTGGCTGATCGAAAAGATATTGGATCAGCCGTTATTGCTACCGATGCCGGGCGTGAAGGGGAACTAGTTGCACGATGGATATTAGAGTATGTTCACTTTAATAAACCAGTAAAAAGACTTTGGATATCTTCGCAAACCGATAAAGCAATCAAAGATGGCTTTGATCAATTACAGCCTAGCAAAAAATATGATACATTGTATGATTCTGCTGTTGCACGCTCAGAAGCAGACTGGTTGATTGGTTTAAATGTTACTAGGGCATTGACTGTGAAATACCAAGATAGTTTATCTGCTGGACGGGTCCAAACACCTACGTTAGCCATGGTACGTAAGCAAGAAGCTAAAATACAGTCTTTCGTTCCAGAAACTTTTTACACTGTTCAATTAATAGTTGATGGAAAAAAGGCAGTAGTGCAAGAGGGTGCACCCCGTAAATTTAGTGAACGAGAAAAAGCAGAAGCTCTAGTAGCTTCATTGAAAAATAACCCAGTTGTAGTTGTAGATATAAAAGAAAAGCAAACAGTTCAACAAGCTCCATTGCCTTATGATTTGACTGAACTTCAACGTGAAGCAAACCAGCGCTATCAATTTTCAGCAAAGAAAACACTTAGTTTGATGCAAACGTTATATGAACGCCATAAAGTGCTCTCTTACCCAAGAACAGATTCAAAATATTTAACCCAAGATATGATCAGCACGATGAAAGAAAGAGTAACGGCTATTCAAAATTTTGCTCCTCAGGAAGTTAAGGGAATTTTGAAAAATGGAACCAAAGTAACTCAAAAAGGTGTTTTTAATACTGCAAAAGTAACGGACCATCATGGTATTATCCCAACCGAAGAACGTCCGCGTCCTGAAAAAATGGAAGCCGACGAGTTAAAAATCTATCGCATGGTTGTTGAACGATTTATAGGATTATTCTTACCGGCGTACAAAGTTTCTAAGACGACCATTGTTTTTTCGGCAGCTAATATCTTATTCGAACTGCAGCAAGAAGAAGTTCTCGAAAAAGGATGGAAAAAGGATATCCAAAAACAATCGGAAAGTGTGTATACATTAAATGAGCAAATAATGCATCCAACTTATACAATAAAAAAACAATTAACAGAAGCACCAGCTCGCTTATCTGAAGGTGCACTCCTTCAGAATATGGAAAAAAATGGATTAGGAACACCTGCTACCCGTGCTGAAATCATTGAAAAACTCATTAAGAGTGATTTAATGGAACGGAACCAAAATAAATTAAGTACAACTCCTAAAGGGCAACAACTGCTAACATTAGTAAATCCGGCACTAGTGACTCCAGAACTCACAAGCGAATGGGAGAAGTCATTAGAAGAAATTGCAAAAGGTACGTTAAAAAAAGAGGATTTCTTAAAACAAATAAAAAAAGAAACCGCCCAATTGGTAGCAGAAATTAAACAAAGTACAGAAACGTATAAAGATCATGCGTTAACAAATAAGATATGCCCTGACTGTGGTGAATTATTGAAAGAGCGAAGTGGTCGTGATGGGAAATTGCTTATTTGCAGTAGCTCAACGTGTTCTTATAAACGGAGAAAAGACCCAAAAATTTCTAATCACCGATGTGCACAGTGTCACCGTAAAATGGAAATCCATGAGGGGAAAAGCGGGAATTATTTCAAGTGTAAATATTGCAATATTTCTGAAAAAATAGAAGGTAAAACTAGTAAAAAACCTAGTAAACATGAAACAAATAAATTAATGCAAAAAATAAATAAGCAGCAAGAAGAAGTAGAGAGTCCATTGGCTTTAGCGATGAAAGCTGCAATGGAGAAAAAGAATGATTAA
- a CDS encoding FtsK/SpoIIIE family DNA translocase translates to MAVKKKNKTIKKNAEYHLSFEIIGLIFIILSVFSISQTGFAGIFSANLFRFFVGNTFIIAAILVGIYGVYLVFKGKEPLFRNKRIIGFSLVYSSLLLVLHARLFAPIIHSDINVISATFRFFITDMANNEITQQLGGGMIGATFYAASYFLFSQWGTYFIAGLSCFFGIFLLFQLSFKSFLRKLGHIAIFICQKFKSVMSKFKIAIQQKIKYVKKSSETDDTKKDKKETKEKKNTIKTVINKDPRNQSVEEDKNEQLKLEIDNYQSRVEKPMTEKTAEVGLEDTEGGTIDFEIGTERENIDYQLPPSHLLNEIPQNDQTNEYALIQKNVQKLEKTFKSFGVDAKVTKANLGPAVTKYEVQPAIGVKVSKIVSLSDDIALALAAKDIRIEAPIPGKSFIGIEVPNNEVSLVSFRDVIEGQVHNEEKMLEVPLGRDISGNITMADLSKMPHLLVAGSTGSGKSVCINGIITSLLMKAKPNEVKLMMIDPKMVELNVYNGIPHLLTPVVTNPKKAAQALQKVVTEMERRYELFAASGTRNITGYNQHLKTHNEENGENYPILPFIVVIVDELADLMMVASNEVEDAIIRLAQMARAAGIHMILATQRPSVDVITGIIKANVPSRIAFAVSSGVDSRTIIDGSGAEKLLGRGDMLFLPMGENKPVRVQGAFISDEEVEHIVAFVTDQQGANYVEEMMPTEEAKTTQSEVQDEVYDDAVALIVEMQTASISLLQRRFRIGYNRAARLIDEMEMRGIVGPSEGSKPRKVNITQVPGDDQLSEIEVEEH, encoded by the coding sequence GTGGCAGTGAAAAAAAAGAATAAAACAATCAAAAAAAATGCGGAATACCATCTTTCTTTTGAAATTATTGGTTTGATTTTTATTATTTTAAGTGTTTTTTCAATCTCACAAACTGGTTTTGCGGGAATTTTTAGTGCGAATTTATTCCGTTTTTTTGTGGGCAATACTTTTATCATAGCAGCAATTTTAGTGGGGATCTATGGAGTCTACTTAGTTTTTAAAGGTAAGGAGCCTCTGTTTAGAAATAAACGAATCATAGGTTTTTCCCTTGTTTACAGTAGTTTGTTGTTAGTTCTACACGCCCGTTTGTTCGCACCAATTATCCATTCAGATATCAATGTGATCTCTGCTACTTTTCGTTTTTTTATAACAGATATGGCAAATAATGAAATCACACAACAACTTGGCGGAGGGATGATTGGAGCCACTTTTTATGCGGCTAGTTATTTTTTATTCTCACAATGGGGTACGTATTTCATCGCAGGACTCAGCTGCTTTTTTGGGATCTTCCTATTGTTTCAATTATCTTTTAAATCATTTTTGAGAAAATTAGGTCATATAGCGATATTTATTTGTCAAAAATTTAAGTCTGTAATGAGCAAGTTTAAAATCGCTATCCAACAAAAAATAAAATACGTAAAAAAATCATCTGAAACAGATGATACAAAAAAAGATAAGAAAGAAACGAAAGAAAAGAAAAATACAATAAAAACAGTAATAAACAAAGATCCAAGGAATCAATCAGTTGAAGAAGATAAAAATGAACAATTGAAGTTAGAGATTGACAACTATCAGAGTCGGGTTGAAAAACCTATGACAGAGAAAACAGCAGAAGTTGGCCTTGAGGATACTGAAGGAGGAACAATCGATTTCGAGATAGGAACTGAAAGAGAAAATATAGATTATCAGTTACCGCCTTCTCATTTGTTAAATGAAATACCGCAAAATGATCAGACCAACGAGTACGCTCTTATACAAAAAAATGTTCAAAAATTGGAAAAAACATTTAAGAGTTTTGGAGTAGATGCAAAAGTTACTAAAGCAAATTTAGGTCCTGCCGTGACAAAATATGAAGTTCAACCCGCTATTGGGGTGAAGGTAAGTAAAATCGTCAGCCTTAGTGATGATATTGCACTAGCGTTAGCAGCGAAAGATATTCGAATTGAAGCACCTATTCCAGGGAAATCATTTATTGGCATTGAAGTTCCAAATAATGAAGTGAGCTTAGTTTCTTTTAGGGATGTTATTGAAGGTCAAGTTCATAATGAAGAAAAGATGCTAGAAGTGCCTCTTGGAAGAGACATATCCGGCAATATTACGATGGCCGATTTATCAAAAATGCCTCACTTGCTTGTCGCAGGGTCTACAGGTAGTGGGAAATCGGTTTGTATTAACGGTATTATCACCAGCTTATTGATGAAAGCTAAGCCAAATGAAGTGAAATTAATGATGATAGATCCTAAGATGGTAGAATTGAATGTCTACAATGGTATCCCACATTTATTGACACCTGTTGTGACCAATCCTAAAAAAGCAGCTCAGGCTTTACAAAAAGTAGTTACTGAGATGGAAAGAAGATATGAACTATTTGCTGCTAGTGGAACGCGTAACATTACGGGATACAATCAGCATTTAAAAACGCACAATGAAGAAAATGGAGAAAATTATCCGATATTGCCTTTTATAGTGGTAATCGTTGATGAGCTGGCAGACTTAATGATGGTAGCTAGTAATGAAGTTGAAGATGCCATCATTCGTTTAGCACAGATGGCTAGAGCGGCTGGGATCCATATGATTCTAGCGACCCAAAGACCAAGTGTCGATGTCATCACTGGTATTATTAAAGCTAACGTACCTTCGCGTATTGCCTTTGCTGTTTCGAGTGGTGTAGATTCTAGAACAATAATAGATGGCAGCGGAGCAGAAAAATTGTTGGGTAGAGGAGATATGCTGTTCTTACCCATGGGAGAAAATAAACCAGTTCGTGTCCAAGGTGCATTTATTTCAGATGAAGAAGTTGAGCATATTGTTGCTTTTGTGACTGATCAACAGGGGGCAAACTACGTTGAGGAAATGATGCCCACAGAAGAAGCTAAAACGACACAGAGTGAGGTCCAAGACGAAGTTTATGATGATGCTGTAGCCCTGATTGTTGAAATGCAGACAGCTAGCATCTCTTTATTGCAACGTCGCTTTAGAATTGGGTACAATCGAGCCGCTCGGTTAATTGATGAAATGGAAATGCGCGGTATTGTTGGCCCATCTGAAGGAAGTAAACCCCGTAAGGTAAATATTACTCAAGTTCCCGGTGATGATCAATTATCAGAAATAGAAGTAGAGGAACATTAG
- a CDS encoding BMP family lipoprotein, with amino-acid sequence MKSRNFKSLLTLGLLSSLTLAACGADEGSDTASTSSGSEKDYSIVMVTDVGGVDDKSFNQSAWEGMQAWGEEQGLEEGPEGYSYIQSDEDSQFVTNLNTAVNNNFDLIYGIGYKLQPAMTDVATQNPDQNFVIIDEMIEADNVASVLFKDHEAAFLAGVAAAETTEKDHVGFIGGQESAVIDRFEAGFVAGVTAVNPDIKVDVEYAGSFGDAALGKQLAAAMYSSGADIIYHASGDTGNGVFSEAIDRMNANPDEQLWVIGVDRDQTAEGEYDGGNLTLTSTLKGVGQAVQDIANASMEGNFPGGEVSNFGLAEDSVGITEGALSEEAIKTVEDYKQQIIDGDITVPEKP; translated from the coding sequence GTGAAGAGTAGAAATTTCAAGAGTTTATTAACACTAGGTTTATTGTCAAGTTTAACATTGGCAGCGTGTGGTGCTGATGAAGGAAGTGATACTGCCTCAACTTCTTCAGGTTCAGAAAAAGATTATTCAATTGTCATGGTTACCGACGTAGGTGGAGTAGATGATAAATCATTTAATCAATCTGCATGGGAAGGTATGCAAGCTTGGGGAGAAGAACAGGGACTTGAAGAAGGACCCGAAGGTTACAGCTACATTCAATCTGATGAAGATTCTCAATTTGTTACAAACTTAAATACCGCTGTAAATAATAATTTTGATTTAATTTATGGAATTGGATATAAATTACAACCAGCAATGACAGATGTTGCTACTCAAAATCCAGACCAAAATTTTGTGATCATTGATGAAATGATTGAAGCAGATAACGTTGCTTCTGTATTATTTAAAGATCATGAAGCTGCATTTTTAGCAGGTGTTGCTGCTGCAGAAACAACTGAAAAAGACCATGTTGGATTTATTGGTGGACAAGAAAGTGCCGTTATCGACCGTTTTGAAGCCGGTTTTGTAGCAGGTGTTACAGCCGTTAACCCAGATATCAAAGTTGATGTTGAATATGCTGGTTCATTTGGAGATGCTGCTTTAGGCAAACAATTAGCAGCTGCAATGTATAGTTCAGGAGCAGATATCATTTATCATGCATCTGGAGATACAGGTAATGGTGTGTTTTCTGAAGCTATTGACCGCATGAACGCTAACCCAGATGAACAATTATGGGTAATCGGTGTTGACCGTGATCAAACTGCTGAGGGCGAATACGATGGTGGAAACTTAACTCTTACTTCAACACTTAAAGGTGTAGGTCAAGCTGTTCAAGATATCGCAAATGCATCAATGGAAGGAAACTTCCCAGGCGGTGAAGTCAGCAACTTTGGTTTAGCTGAAGACAGTGTAGGTATTACAGAGGGTGCTTTATCTGAAGAAGCAATCAAAACTGTTGAAGATTACAAACAACAAATTATCGATGGTGATATTACCGTTCCAGAAAAACCATAA
- a CDS encoding ABC transporter ATP-binding protein: MKGITKQFGVFKANDNINLQLKKGEIHALLGENGAGKSTLMNILSGLLEPTSGEILVNGQVVNISSPSVANKLGIGMVHQHFMLVKKFTVTENIILGMEQTKNGFLDRESAKKDIKELSKKYGLLIDPSAKVESISVGMEQRVEILKTLYRGADILIFDEPTAVLTPQEIDELINIMRALTKEGKSIILITHKLDEIKAVADRCTVIRRGKSIDTVDVSTTSPQELADMMVGRSVSFKTKKKASQPKETVLSIENIVVKENRGLEAVKGLSLEVRAGEVVGIAGIDGNGQSELIHAITGLTKTESGKIKLNGQEIQNKSPRKITEVGLGHIPEDRQKYGLVLPMSLEENLVLQTYYKKPLSQYGILNQKEINKFALKLIEEFDVRTQSESAPAGSLSGGNQQKAIIAREINRDPSLLIAAQPTRGLDVGAIEYIHSRLIEQRDNGKAVLMMSFELDEILNVSDRIAVMYEGNIVAIVDPKETTQQELGLLMAGTSLEKARSLIKQEKGKEGVKID; this comes from the coding sequence ATGAAGGGCATTACGAAACAATTTGGTGTTTTCAAGGCTAATGATAATATTAATTTGCAGCTTAAAAAGGGAGAAATACATGCTCTCTTAGGAGAAAATGGTGCTGGTAAATCGACTTTAATGAATATTCTTTCAGGATTGTTAGAACCTACTTCAGGAGAAATTTTAGTGAATGGACAAGTAGTAAACATAAGTTCACCGAGTGTCGCAAATAAATTAGGTATTGGAATGGTTCACCAACATTTTATGTTGGTTAAAAAATTTACTGTGACTGAAAATATCATTTTAGGAATGGAACAAACAAAAAATGGTTTCTTGGATAGAGAATCGGCAAAAAAAGACATAAAAGAATTGTCTAAAAAATATGGTCTGTTGATCGATCCTAGTGCAAAAGTCGAGTCTATTTCGGTGGGGATGGAGCAAAGGGTAGAGATTTTAAAAACGCTCTATCGTGGGGCTGATATCTTGATCTTTGATGAACCAACAGCAGTGTTGACTCCTCAAGAAATTGATGAATTGATCAATATCATGAGAGCCCTAACAAAAGAAGGAAAATCCATCATCTTAATTACACATAAACTTGACGAAATTAAAGCAGTTGCAGATCGTTGTACAGTTATCCGTCGTGGGAAAAGTATTGACACGGTAGATGTTTCCACCACATCTCCACAAGAGTTAGCAGACATGATGGTAGGGCGATCTGTATCTTTTAAAACAAAAAAGAAAGCTTCGCAACCAAAAGAAACAGTGTTATCGATCGAAAACATTGTTGTAAAGGAAAATCGTGGTTTAGAGGCCGTTAAAGGACTAAGCTTAGAAGTTCGGGCTGGAGAAGTTGTTGGAATCGCTGGAATCGATGGAAACGGACAAAGTGAATTGATCCATGCGATAACAGGTTTAACAAAGACTGAAAGTGGAAAAATCAAATTAAACGGGCAAGAGATCCAAAATAAATCACCACGTAAAATTACAGAGGTAGGATTAGGCCATATCCCAGAAGACCGTCAAAAATATGGACTTGTTTTACCAATGTCATTAGAAGAAAATCTGGTATTACAAACCTACTATAAAAAACCTTTGAGCCAGTATGGGATTCTAAATCAAAAAGAAATAAATAAATTTGCTTTGAAATTGATTGAAGAATTTGATGTACGTACGCAAAGCGAATCTGCTCCTGCTGGATCACTATCAGGTGGGAATCAGCAAAAAGCTATTATTGCTAGAGAAATCAATCGTGATCCTTCTTTGTTGATCGCTGCTCAACCAACTCGCGGACTTGATGTAGGAGCAATTGAATACATACATTCACGTTTGATTGAACAACGGGACAATGGAAAAGCTGTATTGATGATGAGTTTTGAATTGGATGAAATTTTAAATGTTTCTGATCGAATCGCTGTTATGTATGAAGGGAATATTGTTGCCATTGTAGATCCTAAAGAAACAACGCAACAAGAACTTGGTTTATTGATGGCAGGTACATCGCTTGAAAAAGCGCGCTCTTTGATCAAGCAAGAAAAGGGAAAGGAGGGTGTCAAAATTGACTAA
- a CDS encoding ABC transporter permease produces MTNKRETLNNLLVPLLSVVMGFILGAIIMVIFGYDPISGYSAMVNGAFGSNFYIGETLRQATPLILTALGFSVAYTAGFFNIGVAGQALLGWLCSVWVANIFADLPGFILLPLSILGGVVAGALWAGIAGFLRAYFNTSEVIVTIMLNYIALYTTNYLIRNILTDSADATPRISEGASLRVGWITELTSNSTLHAGIFISLVMAVVVWFLMKKTTTGFEIRTVGLNPSASEYAGMSSKRNIIISMLISGGLAGLGGVMEGLGNFQNIFTQGAMPTIGFDGMAVALLGLSNPVGIIFSAILFGALKIGGNSMPMISGVPTEVVDIVISSIIFFVGANYLIRYFIDKRARVNKGGVK; encoded by the coding sequence TTGACTAATAAAAGAGAAACATTAAATAATTTATTAGTGCCTTTACTATCTGTCGTCATGGGATTTATTCTTGGTGCTATCATCATGGTCATTTTTGGGTATGACCCGATAAGTGGATATTCAGCGATGGTCAATGGCGCTTTTGGCTCAAACTTTTATATTGGTGAAACGTTGAGGCAAGCAACACCGCTTATTTTAACGGCATTAGGTTTTTCTGTAGCCTATACTGCTGGATTCTTTAATATTGGGGTCGCAGGTCAAGCCTTACTAGGATGGCTCTGTTCTGTCTGGGTGGCTAATATATTTGCGGATCTGCCAGGATTTATTTTACTTCCTTTAAGTATATTAGGAGGAGTGGTAGCTGGTGCACTTTGGGCAGGGATCGCTGGATTTTTAAGAGCATATTTTAATACTAGTGAAGTTATTGTTACGATCATGCTAAATTATATAGCTCTTTATACAACAAATTATTTGATTCGAAATATTTTGACGGATTCAGCAGATGCAACGCCGCGTATTTCAGAAGGTGCTAGTTTGCGAGTTGGATGGATAACCGAATTAACAAGTAATTCTACACTCCACGCTGGGATCTTTATTTCATTAGTTATGGCGGTTGTTGTTTGGTTCTTAATGAAAAAAACAACTACTGGATTTGAAATCAGAACAGTTGGATTAAATCCGAGTGCTTCTGAATATGCTGGTATGAGTTCTAAACGTAACATTATTATATCTATGCTTATCAGTGGTGGTTTAGCTGGTTTAGGTGGAGTAATGGAAGGACTGGGAAATTTCCAAAATATCTTTACACAAGGTGCAATGCCAACAATTGGATTTGATGGTATGGCTGTAGCTTTGTTAGGGCTAAGTAACCCTGTAGGAATCATCTTTTCAGCTATTTTGTTTGGCGCATTGAAAATTGGTGGAAACAGTATGCCAATGATCTCAGGAGTTCCAACTGAAGTTGTCGATATTGTTATTTCATCTATTATCTTCTTTGTAGGAGCTAATTACTTAATTCGCTACTTTATTGACAAACGAGCTAGAGTGAATAAAGGAGGAGTGAAATAG
- a CDS encoding ABC transporter permease has translation MDIISLLQLIVASSLVYSAPLVLTALGGTFSERSGIVNVGLEGIMVIGAFSSIVFNLTFAGVFGDWTPWIAALVGGLIGVIFSLIHAVATVNLRADHIISGTVINLMAPALAIFFTRVLYNGAGQTDRITESFGKVTVPLLNRIPIIGDIFFKGTSAPAFAGILVAVICWVVLFKTRFGLRLRSVGEHPQAADTLGINVYLMKYAGVMLSGLLGGMGGAIQAQSISLSFSASTIAGQGFIAMAAMIFGKWNPLGAMGAAIFFGFAQSLGVIGSYIPIIQDIPSVWLQIAPYAITIIVLVGVIGKSEGPAAGGKTYIKSK, from the coding sequence ATGGATATCATAAGCTTACTTCAATTAATAGTTGCCTCATCGCTTGTCTACTCAGCTCCTCTTGTCTTAACGGCCCTTGGTGGAACATTCTCTGAACGAAGTGGTATCGTTAACGTAGGATTAGAAGGAATAATGGTTATAGGAGCATTTAGTTCAATTGTGTTTAATTTAACATTTGCAGGAGTTTTTGGTGATTGGACTCCTTGGATCGCCGCTTTAGTTGGTGGACTGATCGGTGTGATTTTTTCATTGATCCATGCGGTAGCGACAGTTAATCTAAGAGCAGATCACATTATCTCTGGTACAGTAATTAATTTAATGGCTCCAGCCTTGGCCATTTTCTTTACACGGGTATTGTATAATGGTGCTGGACAAACAGATCGAATTACAGAAAGCTTCGGTAAAGTAACGGTCCCCTTATTAAATCGTATCCCAATTATTGGCGATATTTTTTTCAAAGGAACTTCAGCACCTGCTTTTGCAGGAATATTAGTTGCCGTTATTTGTTGGGTAGTGCTCTTTAAGACCCGCTTCGGATTACGATTAAGATCTGTAGGAGAACATCCTCAAGCGGCAGATACACTAGGAATAAACGTTTACTTAATGAAGTATGCCGGTGTTATGTTATCTGGTCTGCTAGGTGGTATGGGTGGAGCTATTCAAGCTCAGTCTATCTCGTTAAGTTTCTCAGCTTCAACGATTGCTGGGCAAGGATTTATTGCCATGGCTGCAATGATATTTGGTAAATGGAATCCTCTAGGCGCAATGGGAGCAGCCATATTCTTTGGGTTTGCTCAAAGCCTAGGCGTGATTGGAAGCTATATTCCGATTATTCAAGACATTCCAAGTGTATGGTTGCAAATCGCACCATATGCTATCACGATCATTGTATTGGTTGGAGTAATCGGTAAATCTGAAGGGCCAGCAGCGGGTGGCAAAACATATATTAAATCAAAATAA